In Planctomycetota bacterium, a genomic segment contains:
- a CDS encoding sigma factor-like helix-turn-helix DNA-binding protein — EREIIKLRYGIGDGYTYTLEEVGRIFKVTRERVRQVEAKAIRKLQHPVRSRKLEGFMAGEG; from the coding sequence GCGAACGCGAGATCATCAAGCTCCGCTACGGCATCGGCGACGGCTACACCTACACGCTCGAAGAGGTCGGCCGCATCTTCAAGGTCACCCGCGAACGCGTCCGCCAGGTCGAGGCCAAGGCGATCCGCAAGCTCCAGCACCCGGTCCGCAGCCGCAAGCTCGAAGGCTTCATGGCCGGCGAAGGCTGA